One segment of Coffea arabica cultivar ET-39 chromosome 7c, Coffea Arabica ET-39 HiFi, whole genome shotgun sequence DNA contains the following:
- the LOC113699259 gene encoding uncharacterized protein, whose amino-acid sequence MEGLRELERVQRIIELMESHGVLNPNNNINPYSNRFLANFTHFLVQTCSELDMEIKCQLISEYMTKISTLFLEEALQCIGEEGNEHIGNAVPVHCDDEQNVDPSRDNFLDTAAIGLDSMLRANSTLEDFCRSYFMFHKMDVHQPQLIFKYLPILSFTESYIYQVTEQQKATLSLSRSLSLSLSLSLSLSLYFPLLFLAYILHFGVYINLGLNTLLVHLPVQYVSFLLPMILILNLQLDTLNEKLLQSPAYGVQLGEIESYVGCQTEGRRAIRSLKMLEADPFKPLLILLEHQGLLTERIREELWSGVEYWSLERKLCCHPLSGSESSVGDVMRAIHLKSFDYRVLNLLLYQLRGEKVNELHMEFLSISEFLVELSDDLFDYEDDVLENNFNILRMFVRIYGASRAPTMLAKRITETEEKYENMLKSLDPELAMNYQKRCEEATKEGGKISGPSLGTWNIPTIIEDEDSYRCKILNVKPTTVVQADVDKCYSS is encoded by the exons ATGGAAGGGCTAAGGGAGCTGGAAAGGGTGCAGAGAATTATAGAGCTGATGGAATCCCATGGCGTCTTGAACCCCAACAACAACATTAATCCTTACTCCAATCGTTTCCTTGCAAATTTCACCCACTTCTTG GTTCAAACTTGCAGCGAGCTTGACATGGAAATCAAGTGCCAACTGATTTCAGAGTATATGACAAAG ATTTCAACTTTATTTCTGGAGGAAGCACTGCAATGTATTGGGGAAGAAG GTAATGAACATATTGGAAATGCTGTGCCAGTACATTGTGATGATGAGCAAAATGTTGATCCATCACGAGACAACTTCCTAGATACTGCTGCAATTGGGCTGGACTCCATGCTTCGAGCAAATTCTACATTGGAAGATTTT TGTAGGTCATATTTTATGTTTCATAAGATGGATGTTCACCAGCCGCAGTTAATATTCAAATACTTACCAATACTTTCATTTACAGAGAGTTACATTTATCAGGTAACAGAGCAACAAAAggcaactctctctctctcccgctcgctctctctctctctctctctctctctctctctctctctctattttcccTTACTATTTCTGGCTTATATTCTGCATTTTGGTGTGTACATTAACTTGGGACTCAATACATTGTTGGTCCATTTACCTGTACAATA TGTTTCATTCTTGCTTCCTATGATCTTGATTTTGAATTTACAGTTGGATACTTTGAATGAGAAGCTACTTCAGTCACCAGCTTATGGAGTTCAGCTTGGGGAAATAGAATCCTATGTG GGTTGCCAAACAGAGGGAAGAAGGGCAATCAGATCCTTGAAGATGTTGGAAGCTGACCCATTTAAACCACTTCTTATCCTACTTGAGCATCAAGGCCTTCTCACGGAGCG GATAAGAGAAGAGCTTTGGTCTGGGGTAGAGTACTGGAGTCTTGAAAGAAAACTATGTTGTCATCCCTTGAGTGGAAGTGAG AGTAGTGTAGGAGATGTGATGAGGGCTATTCATCTGAAATCCTTTGATTATCGGGTACTTAATCTGCTGCTGTATCAATTGCGGGGTGAAAAG GTGAATGAATTGCATATGGAATTCCTATCAATATCAGAGTTCTTGGTTGAGCTATCCGATGATCT GTTTGACTATGAG GATGATGTGTTGGAGAATAATTTCAATATATTGCGCATGTTTGTCAGAATATATGGAGCTTCCAGGGCACCAACCATGCTG GCAAAACGTATCACCGAAACTGAGGAGAAGTATGAGAACATGTTGAAATCTTTGGATCCTGAATTGGCCATGAATTATCAGAAAAGGTGTGAAGAAGCTACAAAAGAAG GTGGGAAGATATCGGGTCCTTCTCTTGGGACATGGAATATTCCAACCATAATTGAAGACGAGGATTCTTATCGATGCAAAATCTTGAATGTTAAGCCAACAACTGTAGTTCAGGCAGATGTTGACAAGTGCTATAGTTCATAA
- the LOC113698058 gene encoding uncharacterized protein, translated as MSLASRNLLTSPISQINTTINTFKTHLRNPRLPLLSYPKPFLNPSRFHAQKPHFLKFATFIPPIQNHTWSIQVKSLDLDGTVGEESRSENPANWDVNFDAFLSILEFFCLVSSIAISGILAVNSGFLGGQRMVFRWLGEKGMVWQCVVLVAGVLVGAVIRRRQWRRICQAKYFSRPVNLVERIEKLEEDFKSSATVIRALSRQLEKLGIRFRVFRKALKEPIAETAALAQKNSEATRALAIQEDILEKELGEIQKVLLAMQEQQQKQLELILAIAKSGKLWDTKREENHGNNTPAASNSVVDGVQQLGKNQIQAVAGQKESNNDNM; from the exons ATGTCACTGGCATCAAGAAACCTATTGACTAGCCCAATTTCCCAAATCAACACTACAATCAACACCTTCAAAACCCATCTCAGAAACCCGAGACTTCCCCTTTTATCGTATCCAAAACCCTTCTTAAACCCCTCAAGATTCCATGCTCAAAAACCCCATTTCCTGAAGTTTGCTACATTTATACCACCAATCCAGAACCATACCTGGTCCATCCAGGTTAAGTCCTTGGACTTAGATGGAACTGTAGGGGAAGAAAGCCGAAGTGAGAATCCTGCCAACTGGGATGTCAATTTTGATGCATTTCTTTCAATTCTGGAGTTTTTCTGCTTGGTTTCGTCCATCGCGATTTCGGGCATTTTAGCCGTGAATTCTGGATTTTTGGGCGGTCAAAGGATGGTTTTTCGGTGGTTGGGAGAGAAGGGGATGGTGTGGCAATGTGTGGTTTTGGTTGCTGGAGTTTTAGTTGGGGCGGTTATTCGGAGGAGGCAATGGAGGAGGATTTGTCAAGCGAAGTATTTCTCCAGGCCGGTGAATTTAGTGGAGAGAATTGAGAAATTAGAGGAGGACTTCAAGAGCTCGGCTACAGTTATCCGGGCTTTGTCTAGGCAGCTTGAGAAGCTTGGAATCCGGTTTCGAGTTTTTAGGAAGGCCTTGAAAGAGCCCATTGCTGAG ACTGCTGCATTGGCCCAAAAGAACTCTGAGGCAACTAGAGCGTTGGCCATTCAAGAGGACATTCTGGAGAAGGAGCTTGGTGAAATTCAAAAGGTTCTGCTGGCAATGCAG GAGCAGCAACAAAAACAACTTGAACTCATCCTTGCAATTGCAAAAAGCGGAAAATTATGGGATACCAAACGGGAAGAGAATCATGGAAATAATACACCTGCTGCATCTAATTCAGTTGTGGACGGGGTCCAACAGTTGGGGAAAAACCAAATCCAAGCCGTGGCTGGTCAGAAAGAGAGCAACAATGATAATATGTAG
- the LOC113699523 gene encoding uncharacterized mitochondrial protein AtMg00310-like encodes MCRHFIELMLDLLRRINEIEKQREEFEVAVSRLEAKVAKLKATSKYLGLPLVIERSKRQVFDFIRQKTVNKLKGWKEKLPSQAGKEVLLKSVVLALPTYVMSCYRLPKELCRNICSEMARFWWGQREDERKIHWIKWSRMTDIKSEGGLGFRDLQDFNMALLGKQLWRIHTRPDLLMSRIIKAKYFPGKPIWEAQQRGTDSWCWKSLLSAKGLLEEGMRIRVGDGANN; translated from the exons ATGTGCCGCCATTTTATTGAATTGATGCTCGACCTTCTAAGGAGGATCAATGAAATAGAGAAGCAAAGAGAGGAATTTGAAGTTGCAGTATCAAGATTGGAGGCAAAAGTTGCTAAGTTGAAGGCAACA AGTAAGTATTTAGGACTTCCACTGGTCATAGAGAGATCAAAAAGGCAGGTATTTGATTTCATTCGACAGAAGACTGTTAACAAACTTAAAGGTTGGAAGGAAAAGCTCCCGAGCCAAGCTGGTAAGGAGGTATTACTTAAATCTGTGGTTCTAGCACTCCCTACTTATGTAATGTCCTGCTATAGATTGCCAAAGGAACTATGCAGAAATATATGCTCAGAGATGGCTAGATTCTGGTGGGGTCAGAGGGAGGATGAAAGGAAGATTCATTGGATCAAGTGGagtaggatgactgatatcaaGTCAGAGGGGGGACTTGGCTTTAGGGACCTGCAGGATTTTAATATGGCTCTACTAGGAAAACAGCTATGGAGGATTCACACGAGACCAGATCTTCTAATGAGCAGAATAATAAAGGCAAAATATTTTCCTGGGAAGCCTATTTGGGAGGCACAGCAGAGGGGGACTGATTCTTGGTGCTGGAAGAGTCTACTGAGTGCTAAAGGTTTACTGGAAGAAGGGATGAGAATAAGGGTAGGGGATGGTGCCAACAATTAA
- the LOC113699256 gene encoding F-box protein FBW2-like isoform X2 produces the protein MEEGCDFRPWDELIPDTLGLIFRNLSLLEILTVVPGVCKSWRKAVMGPYCWQEIDIEEWSQHCSPENIDQMLQLLITRSCGSFRKLCVSGISNDLSFAYIANHAKCLQTLRLPRSQISHSIVEQVAGMLSTLTFLDLSYCIKIGAEALEAIGKNCKFLTGLRRIMHPLEVIDKLSQDDEALAIASTMPKLKHLEIAYLLVSTSSVIEILTNCRQLELLDVRGCFNVNLDENFVKKFPRLKLVGPNVVDYYDMNGWDSCSDYSGSSGYLAWDFVAGMGDDYDEISDGYWGDEQQIEDVEMWFYDDVEAMDAGYDWPQSP, from the exons ATGGAGGAGGGATGTGATTTTCGACCATGGGATGAACTGATACCTGATACACTTGGTTTAATATTCAGAAATCTCTCCCTTCTGGAGATACTTACTGTGGTTCCTGGAGTTTGCAAATCATGGAGGAAAGCAGTTATGGGGCCTTATTGTTGGCAAGAGATTGACATTGAGGAATGGAGCCAGCACTGTAGTCCTGAAAACATCGATCAAATGCTGCAGTTGCTCATCACGAGAAGCTGTGGTTCGTTTCGCAAACTATGTGTTTCTGGCATCTCCAATGATCTGAGCTTTGCATATATCGCTaacca TGCTAAATGTTTACAGACGCTGCGATTGCCAAGAAGTCAAATTAGCCACTCAATAGTGGAACAAGTTGCAGGGATGCTCTCGACTTTAACTTTTCTGGATTTGAGCTACTGCATAAAGATCGGAGCAGAAGCACTCGAAGCAATAGGAAAGAACTGCAAATTTCTCACAGGGTTACGTCGAATAATGCACCCACTAGAGGTGATTGACAAACTCTCCCAAGATGATGAAGCACTTGCCATTGCATCTACAATGCCCAAACTCAAGCATCTTGAGATTGCTTACCTGCTTGTAAGCACAAGCAGTGTGATTGAGATTCTTACAAACTGCAGACAGCTTGAACTATTGGATGTACGTGGGTGTTTCAATGTAAATCTTGATGAGAACTTTGTGAAGAAATTCCCAAGATTGAAGCTTGTTGGTCCCAATGTTGTAGATTATTATGATATGAATGGTTGGGATAGTTGCTCAGATTACTCTGGTTCTTCAGGCTACTTAGCCTGGGATTTTGTTGCTGGTATGGGCGATGATTATGACGAAATAAGTGATGGCTATTGGGGAGATGAGCAACAAATCGAGGACGTTGAAATGTGGTTTTACGATGATGTCGAGGCAATGGATGCTGGATATGACTGGCCCCAATCTCCTTGA
- the LOC113699256 gene encoding F-box protein FBW2-like isoform X1 codes for MGEIDSLTVKRMEEGCDFRPWDELIPDTLGLIFRNLSLLEILTVVPGVCKSWRKAVMGPYCWQEIDIEEWSQHCSPENIDQMLQLLITRSCGSFRKLCVSGISNDLSFAYIANHAKCLQTLRLPRSQISHSIVEQVAGMLSTLTFLDLSYCIKIGAEALEAIGKNCKFLTGLRRIMHPLEVIDKLSQDDEALAIASTMPKLKHLEIAYLLVSTSSVIEILTNCRQLELLDVRGCFNVNLDENFVKKFPRLKLVGPNVVDYYDMNGWDSCSDYSGSSGYLAWDFVAGMGDDYDEISDGYWGDEQQIEDVEMWFYDDVEAMDAGYDWPQSP; via the exons ATGGGTGAAATAGA TAGTCTGACTGTGAAAAGAATGGAGGAGGGATGTGATTTTCGACCATGGGATGAACTGATACCTGATACACTTGGTTTAATATTCAGAAATCTCTCCCTTCTGGAGATACTTACTGTGGTTCCTGGAGTTTGCAAATCATGGAGGAAAGCAGTTATGGGGCCTTATTGTTGGCAAGAGATTGACATTGAGGAATGGAGCCAGCACTGTAGTCCTGAAAACATCGATCAAATGCTGCAGTTGCTCATCACGAGAAGCTGTGGTTCGTTTCGCAAACTATGTGTTTCTGGCATCTCCAATGATCTGAGCTTTGCATATATCGCTaacca TGCTAAATGTTTACAGACGCTGCGATTGCCAAGAAGTCAAATTAGCCACTCAATAGTGGAACAAGTTGCAGGGATGCTCTCGACTTTAACTTTTCTGGATTTGAGCTACTGCATAAAGATCGGAGCAGAAGCACTCGAAGCAATAGGAAAGAACTGCAAATTTCTCACAGGGTTACGTCGAATAATGCACCCACTAGAGGTGATTGACAAACTCTCCCAAGATGATGAAGCACTTGCCATTGCATCTACAATGCCCAAACTCAAGCATCTTGAGATTGCTTACCTGCTTGTAAGCACAAGCAGTGTGATTGAGATTCTTACAAACTGCAGACAGCTTGAACTATTGGATGTACGTGGGTGTTTCAATGTAAATCTTGATGAGAACTTTGTGAAGAAATTCCCAAGATTGAAGCTTGTTGGTCCCAATGTTGTAGATTATTATGATATGAATGGTTGGGATAGTTGCTCAGATTACTCTGGTTCTTCAGGCTACTTAGCCTGGGATTTTGTTGCTGGTATGGGCGATGATTATGACGAAATAAGTGATGGCTATTGGGGAGATGAGCAACAAATCGAGGACGTTGAAATGTGGTTTTACGATGATGTCGAGGCAATGGATGCTGGATATGACTGGCCCCAATCTCCTTGA
- the LOC113699524 gene encoding putative ribonuclease H protein At1g65750, translating into MGREGGRDHIVLTVHILWQIWKARNDKLFNNNSRDPMAVVNKVVMEWNEYQLAQEERTGEVGQTLGKTEVKRGWERPQGYWIKINTDAALHKKTCKAGWGIVARDRNGMLVGAWACPTTKCAEAQVEEALAIREAMVVAKRKGWRMVEFESDCKMVVDKINAQEEEISIATILVDIWRLKTEFYKCCFSFTRRSNNSVSHHIAKYAIDLIEVAEWKCDFPTWLLELAQADLEERRL; encoded by the coding sequence ATGGGTAGGGAGGGTGGAAGAGACCACATTGTTCTCACTGTGCATATTTTGTGGCAAATCTGGAAGGCTAGGAATGACAAGCTTTTCAACAATAATAGTAGAGATCCAATGGCAGTTGTTAACAAGGTAGTGATGGAGTGGAATGAGTACCAATTGGCTCAGGAAGAAAGGACTGGGGAGGTGGGACAGACACTTGGAAAGACTGAGGTAAAGAGGGGTTGGGAGAGGCCACAAGGCTACTGGATCAAAATCAATACTGATGCAGCTCTACACAAGAAGACCTGCAAAGCTGGATGGGGCATTGTGGCAAGGGATAGGAATGGGATGCTGGTAGGAGCCTGGGCATGTCCAACTACAAAATGTGCAGAAGCACAAGTTGAGGAAGCTTTGGCGATTAGGGAGGCAATGGTGGTAGCTAAACGTAAAGGGTGGAGGATGGTGGAATTCGAATCAGATTGTAAGATGGTAGTCGACAAAATCAATGCACAGGAGGAGGAGATTAGCATAGCTACTATATTGGTAGACATATGGCGGTTAAAAACTGAATTTTATAAATGTTGTTTTTCCTTTACTAGGAGGTCTAACAACTCTGTTAGTCACCACATAGCAAAGTATGCTATAGACTTGATAGAAGTAGCTGAATGGAAGTGTGACTTCCCAACATGGCTGTTGGAGCTAGCTCAAGCAGATTTGGAGGAGCGAAGGCTCTAA